The genomic segment CGCGGAAAGCGAACTAGGCTCCGCCGAATCGACCCCGCTCCCCTGCCCATGTCGGACTCGCTTCAAGACCTGCCGCCGAAGAAACGCTTCGCCACGACGCAGTGGAGCGTCGTCTTGCGCGCCGGTGCCGTCGGGTCGGAAGCTACGCAACAGGCGCTCACCGAGTTGACGCAGTCGTATTGGTATCCTCTGTACGCCTACGCGCGCCGGCAGGGAAACGGCGAACACGACGCGATGGATCTGACTCAAGGATTCTTCACGCACCTGCTGAGCGGCAATGCGCTGGAATCGGTGTCGCCGGAGAAGGGACGATTCCGCTCGTTTCTCTTGGTGGCCTTCAGAAACTTCATGGCGAACCAGCGTCGCGCCGCCGATACGATTCGTCGCGGCGGCGCGGTCAAGATTCTCTCGCTGTCGGCCGAAGACTTTCCGGCGAGATTCGATCGCGAACCGACGCACGCCGAGACGCCGGAGATGTGCTTCCAGCGCAATTGGGTCGAAGCGCTCTTGTCGAAGGTTCGTTCGGCCTTGGTCGACGACTATCGGCAAGCCGGAAAGGAAGCGTTGTTCGCGCTGCTGGAACCGTATCTCATGCATCGCGGCGATGCGCTCCCTCGCACGGAGATCAGCCGGCGCATGAACCTCAGTGCGGCGGCCGTTTCCATGTCGATCCATCGCATGCGCCGGCGCTACGGCGAATTGTTGCGTCAAGAAGTCGCTTCGACAGTCGATGATCCGGGCGAAGTAGAAGACGAACTACGGACGCTCATGGCGATCGCCGGCGGCGCGACGATTTGATTTGCGAGCCCTGCTGCTGAATTCGCGGCTTGCCGGACTCGCGGCAAGAGAAGCTCGCGAAATTGCTTGCTAAACCTTGCGCGTCTTATTCTATTAGTGTTCAAATGAACACTAATCTTATAGAGACGCATCCGGCCATGAACTGGATGTTCACGGACATGGATGCTTACTTCGCCTCGGTGGAGCAGTATCTCCGGCCCGAGCTGCGCGGGCGGCCCGTGGGAATCATCCCCGTCGAGACGGAGAGCACCTGCGTGATCGCGGCCAGTTACGACGCGAAGCGCTTGGGCGTCAAGGTCGGCACGGGCGTGCGCGAGGCTCGGCAGTTGTGCCCGGGAATCAAGCTCGTGAAAGCGCGTCCGAACATCTACGTGCAGATGCATCATCGCATTCTGCAAAGCGTAGATCGCTGCGCCGAGGTTCAGCGAGTTTACTCGATCGACGAATGGTCCGTTCAGCTACGGGGCGATCATCGCTGCGCAGAACAGGCCCGGAAAATCGCGCAAGACACCAAGTGGCAACTTCACGAAGATTTCGGGCCGTGGCTAACGTGCTCGATCGGCATCGCACCGACGCGCCTGCTGGCAAAAATAGCCAGCGACTTACAAAAGCCCGACGGCCTAACGGTGCTGCCTATAAGCGACCTGCCCGACCGCTTGGAAAGTTTATCGCTTAAGGATCTCTGCGGCATCAGCGACGGCATGCTCGCGCGGCTCGAGCGGCACGGCGTTCGGAACGTTCGCGCGTTGTGGGAAGTGAGCCGGGAGCAAGCCGTCCGCATTTGGGGCTCGATTTTAGGAGCCCAATGGTGGGCCGGCTTCCACGGCCACGACGAACCGGAACCGGCGACCCGTCGGCGGTCGATGAGTCATGGAAACGTCCTGGCTCCTCATCTTCGCAACGAGGCGGGAGCGTGCGGCATCCTGACGGTGCTCGTCTGTAAACTTGCGCAGCGCCTCCGACGGAGCGGATATTTCGCCGAGAAGCTGCGAATCTCGCTGACGGACGTAGCGGGCCGTCACGTGTCCGACGAGATCGGCCTCCCTTGCGTGAACGACACGCCGACGCTGCTGCAACAATTTCACAAGCTCTGGGAGCGCTGCTTGCCGCACGATTTCCCGATCAAGAAGGTCGACGTGAGCGTTACAGGCCTAGTGTTGGCGACTCAAGTAGCGCGCCCGCTCTTCGAAGAGACCGACAAGCTGCAACGACTCTCGCAAGCCCTCGACGAGATCAACGATCGCTGGGGCACGTCGACAGCCTACTTCGGCTCGATGCACGACTACCGCGAACCCTTAGAAAACAAAATCGCCTTCGGCCGAATCCCGGACGGATTCGAGTAATTGAAAATGTGCGAGTCGGGGCGACATGATTTGAACATGCGACCTCTACGTCCCGAACGTAAGAGCGATGCTACTGAAACGCCGCAAATTCAAGGCTCCGGCGCATCCTCGACCGCCGCTTGCACCGTGGCTTGCACCAGCGAAGCCGAAAACGTGAACGAAGGCACCGATTCGCTCGCCGCGCTGGCCGCAATGTTGACCGGCCTCGATCCGTCGTCGAGGGCGAAGCTGGCCGCGATGCTTATCGGGCAATCGGTTGGCTCGAACTCCACAACTGAAAGGGGATAGGGATGGCACCGTCACCTACGGATGATAACGGTCGGAAATCGAGCGGCCGCTTCGCGCCGGGCAACCGGCACGGCCGAGGCAATCCGATGGCGCAGAGGGTTCAGCAACTAAGGGTCGAGTTACTGGATCGAATCACGC from the Planctomycetia bacterium genome contains:
- a CDS encoding type VI secretion protein ImpB produces the protein MNWMFTDMDAYFASVEQYLRPELRGRPVGIIPVETESTCVIAASYDAKRLGVKVGTGVREARQLCPGIKLVKARPNIYVQMHHRILQSVDRCAEVQRVYSIDEWSVQLRGDHRCAEQARKIAQDTKWQLHEDFGPWLTCSIGIAPTRLLAKIASDLQKPDGLTVLPISDLPDRLESLSLKDLCGISDGMLARLERHGVRNVRALWEVSREQAVRIWGSILGAQWWAGFHGHDEPEPATRRRSMSHGNVLAPHLRNEAGACGILTVLVCKLAQRLRRSGYFAEKLRISLTDVAGRHVSDEIGLPCVNDTPTLLQQFHKLWERCLPHDFPIKKVDVSVTGLVLATQVARPLFEETDKLQRLSQALDEINDRWGTSTAYFGSMHDYREPLENKIAFGRIPDGFE
- a CDS encoding sigma-70 family RNA polymerase sigma factor translates to MSDSLQDLPPKKRFATTQWSVVLRAGAVGSEATQQALTELTQSYWYPLYAYARRQGNGEHDAMDLTQGFFTHLLSGNALESVSPEKGRFRSFLLVAFRNFMANQRRAADTIRRGGAVKILSLSAEDFPARFDREPTHAETPEMCFQRNWVEALLSKVRSALVDDYRQAGKEALFALLEPYLMHRGDALPRTEISRRMNLSAAAVSMSIHRMRRRYGELLRQEVASTVDDPGEVEDELRTLMAIAGGATI